Genomic DNA from Candidatus Binatia bacterium:
ATGCGCGTCGCAAAGAGTCTGCCGTTCTCATTATCGGTGCACCTGGCATCGACGGCACAGCACGGTGGACCTGGGAAGAATTTTGGCGCGAGGCGCAACAAGCTCGCCCGTCCGTTGTTGTTCCTGTGTTCCGCCGAGAGTGGCTTGCTCCGTCTGTTGGGGCACGGTTCCAGCTCGCGCGGCCACTCGCGCGTTTATTCGAAAGCGATTTGGGCATCGGGGTTCCCTTTGCCATCGACCCTCGGGGAGATGGCATTCTGGGGCCCACTGCGGCTCGAAGCGCGGTGCTCCAAGGGTTAAGCGCCTGGAGTCGACAAGACGATGCCTCGTTAGAGCTCCTCGACGGAGGCGATCTGCAAAGCCTTGATAGCTCTTGTCCGGATCCATCGGGGCAGCCATTCAAGGTCCGATTTCGAGATCCCGACAACGCGATTCCGGATCCGATCGACTGTCGGGGAATCCTTGCCTTGACCAGTTACCGAGCGACTTCGAACGAAAGCAAGATCCTGAACGGGCAAAATTTTGCACGGATCCGTTGTGCCACTCTCTCCTTCGCCGACGGGTGGGGTGGGTGCGAAGTGTGGAACCCATGCAACCTAGCCGAGATTGCGGCCCACGAGCTTGGCCATGCGATCGGCCTCGGTCACTCTTCGGAACGGGTGCCAGAGCCGAGCAGCAGGCTACGTGACGCAACCATGTATGTCCAGGCGCACTTTGATGGGCGTTGCGCAAGTTTGCGGGAAGACGACATCGACGCTTTGCGTTTTCTCTATCCGCTGCCGCCTCCCCTCTCTATCTTGGGAGACGTTCTATTGCCTCCCGCGATGATTGGAACGCCTTACAATCATGTGTTTCGTGTGGAGACGGCGGCACCGCCGGTGAAGTGGAATCTCACTCGCTCGGACTATTGTGGATTGCGACTCGACGATGACGGCCGTCTCCACGGTAGTTTGCCTGCGTGCCAGTGTTGGAGTCGCAATGTACCGCCGCCTCCGACTCCGCTGCCCACCCCGTACTTCTTCGTGATGGCCGAAGATGCAGCCTGCTCAGCGCACACCCGCTTTTTCACCATTCCGGTGGATCATGAGTCGTTGCCGCCTGGCACGCCTCTTCCGAGCTGCACGCCCACGCCAACGGGCGCAGGGATGCCGACAGGCACCGCGATACCTACGGTCCCGTGTGTTACTCGAACACCAACCTCGACTTCTACCGCGGCTCAAGTTGTGACGGCGACTCCCACCAGGGACGGCACCGTGCCCTCGACTACAGTGACCGTTGGGCAAACGCCGACGCCGACGGCACGAGGGGGATGCGTTGGCGATTGCGACGAGTCTGGAAGGGTGACGATTGACGAGGTGGTACGGATGGTAAGGGTAGCCATGGAATTGGTGGAGCTGTCGCAATGCCGTGCTGGCGATGCCAACCGCAACGGCAGCATCACCGTTGAGGAAATTCTCCTCGCCGTCAACCGACTGTTTGAGGGGTGTTAGCGGACAATTTCCGCTGGCGCGATTCTCTTGGCAGCAAGTCGGCGGTTTGCGATGAGCTGCTTGTATGTCGCGAGTACGGTTTCTTCGAAAACGGAGCCTCCGTGAGGCCGTGGATGCGCTTCTAAAGCAGGCGGGTCTCAAACCAGTGGCAGAATGCGTGCCGGTAGAGTCTAGCCTGGGCCGAGTGCTGGCTGAGCCAGTCTTCGCGATGATCTCCGTGCCCCACTATCACGCCGCCGCTATGGATGGGATTGCCGTTAGAGCCGAAGACACGTTCGGGGCCACCGAGGCGCAACCGGTGCGGCTCCAAATGGGGGCAGACGAGCGCGGGTTTTGCTTTGTCGATACCGGGCAGCCGCTCCCTGCCTGGGCAGATGCGGTGATCATGATCGAGCACGTGGTGCCGGTCGGCAACGTGGAGGTGGAAATTCGTCAGGCGGCGAGCCCTTGGCAGCACGTACGGATTGTGGGGGAAGACATCGTCGCCAGCGAACTCTTACTGCCGCGTGGCCATCGGATTCGCCCGTACGACATTGGGGCGCTGCTTGCTGCGGGCCACCTCCAGGTGTCAGTTGCCCGAAAGCCGAAGGTTGCCATTATTCCGACGGGCAACGAGTTGGTGGAACCTGGAGAACTGCTCGCTCCAGGGACGATCATCGAGTTCAACTCGCGAATGACGGCTGCATTCCTCCAGGAATGGGGAGCCGAGCCGAGCCGCTATCCTCCAGTGCCAGACGACCCTGAGGCATTGCGCTCCATTTTGGAACGCAGCGTTCTCGATCACGACGTTGTGGTTTTCATTGCTGGGTCATCCGCCGGGGAAAGGGATCACACGGTCGAAACCCTGCGCCAGGCAGGTGAGGTCTTGGTCCACGGCATTGACATTATGCCCGGAAAACCGGCGATCTGTGCACGAGTGCAGTCGAAACCCGTTGTTGGGCTTCCAGGGTATCCGGTGTCGGCCGCGATCGTCGCTTTGCAAGTGTTGCGACCTTTAGTGTACCAGGGGTTGGGTTTAGCACCCTCGTCGGTTCCTCAAATTGATGCTGTGTCCCCGCGCAAGGTTCCGTCGAAGCTAGGGATCGAGGAATTTGTTCGGGTGACTCTGGGCACCGTTGGCAAAAAGGTTATCGCCCTCCCCTTGCCACGGGGCGCAGGCGCAATCAGTACGCTGGTGCGGGCAGACGGCTTTCTGCGCATCCCGTCGGATAGTGAAGGCGTCGAGGCTGGCGCCAAGGTGCGTGTAGAACTCCTTCGTGACTGGGCGGAAATCGAGGGCACCATCTTGGTCACAGGCAGTCATGATTTGACCCTGGGACTGTTGGAGGATGTCTTGAAGCAAGCCCACCCCGAGTTACGGCTGGCGTGCTCCAACGTAGGCAGCCTTGCTGGCTTGATCGCATTGGCCCGCGGGGAGACGCACGTGGCGGGAAGCCATTTACTGGATCCTGAGAGCGGCACCTACAACCTCGTCGATGTCGAGCGAGTGGTCGGACGCAAACTTGCGGTTGTTGTGCGTTTAGCGGTGCGTGAGCAGGGCTTGATCGTTGCCTCAGGAAACCCAAAAGGCATTTGCGGGGTCAAAGATCTGGCACGGCCTGATGTGCGGTTCGTAAACCGCCAGCCCGGGGCGGGAACACGTGTGTTGCTGGACGTACTTCTCAGAAAAGAAGGGATCGACCCTCGATCCGTCCGCGGATACGAGCGAGAGGAGTTCTCCCACATGGCTGTGGCAGTGAGCGTTGCCAGCGGCCTTGCGGATTGTGCCCTCGGGCTGCGGACCGCGGCGCTCGACCTCGGCCTCGATTTCGTTCCCTTGGAACGGGAAGAATATGATCTGGTGTTTCGCCGAGATTTTTACCGCAGTGAGCGCGGGCAGCAGTTGTTCGCTGCGCTACGCTCGGAAACGTTTAAGCGGCTTGTAAGTAGACTCGAAGGGTACGACGTGAGCATGGCGGGAACGGTCCGAGAGTGGAAATAGCGTTGCACGGCGAATTCTGGGCGTGGCTACGGATCGGAGCGAGCCCGAAACGTTCCCGCGTCGTTTCTGATAGCTGCGGAAAAGTCGGCCTCCCAACAAGCGTAGTCGTTCACCAGTTGAATTTTTGCCGGGAGTGCAATGGGTAGCCCCGGGGGTAAGAAATTCGTGGTACCAGCCTTGAACAGAATGCTGGCGTTGCCCTCCGTCCCGCCGGTGAGCTGTAGCCGGGTTACGCCAAGGGGAGCTCCACTGCGATTCGTGTAACGGAAACCTTTGCCTGTTTGCACCCAACAAGGGCGATTGCGTCCGCAGAATCCACCTGGCGAGACGTTCTTTTCCCACAACAAGGTTGGTTGACCACCTTGATCCACGTAGAGGCAGACGTCGAAATCCGTGGCACCCCGCGGATCGCCGAACAATACTGGATCCGTACTTTGCCCGCGACTCCATCGCCAGACCAGCGACGGAGGGCGGTTACTCGGCGTTCCAATGCGAAGCATGCTTCCCCCTGCAACAGTCACACGCTTGCATCCGGTCTGAGGGCTGCTGCCACCCACGCAAACGCCACTGGCGCACTGATCCGGATTCGTGCACCGATTGCCATCGAAACACGGGCTTCCGTCCGGGCGCGGTGTGCCCACGCACGTACCCGACCGGCACTGATCGTTCTCCGTGCAATCATTGTCGTCGTCGCAGGGAGATCCGTCGGCCGCGCCCTGACATGTCGCGGGGATCATCGTGATCGTGATTTGATACGCACCGCTGCCCCCGTAAGGGTACACGAGTGCAGACCAAGGTCCGTTGGTGGGTGACGGGAAGCGGCAAGCCGCCATGGGGCTGCTTCCGTCGTCCTTACAATCGTAGGCCTCTCGCGTGACACCGGGAGCGCTGCGCACGTATAGATCGAAATCGCGCGTTGCATTGGAGGTCACCCGAAGTTCCACCGTTTGTGGCGGAACCTCGAAGTCGTAAGTTACGCCCTGGCCGGTACTGGCTGTCGCGGTGAACGCTAGAACGGTAACCTCGGGATCGCCCACCTGTGCTTCGCTTCCGCACGCTGTGGCATTCAGGTCACTGCCAGCTTGCGTCTCGATCCACGACCTGTAGTTGTACACGTTGGCGTCGTAACTGTCGTCAGGTGGAAGGCAGCCCTCGCTCGTTCCTCCTGACGCGATACCAGCTAGCAACGGGCCAGTGCCAAAGTCCACGAACAGGGGCCCACCGGAGTCCCCGTTGCAGGTGTTCGAGTTCGTGGCTGGATCGCCTAGGGGAGAGCGGAACGCCCAACAAACCGACGTCTGCGACGAAATG
This window encodes:
- a CDS encoding molybdopterin biosynthesis protein — protein: MSRVRFLRKRSLREAVDALLKQAGLKPVAECVPVESSLGRVLAEPVFAMISVPHYHAAAMDGIAVRAEDTFGATEAQPVRLQMGADERGFCFVDTGQPLPAWADAVIMIEHVVPVGNVEVEIRQAASPWQHVRIVGEDIVASELLLPRGHRIRPYDIGALLAAGHLQVSVARKPKVAIIPTGNELVEPGELLAPGTIIEFNSRMTAAFLQEWGAEPSRYPPVPDDPEALRSILERSVLDHDVVVFIAGSSAGERDHTVETLRQAGEVLVHGIDIMPGKPAICARVQSKPVVGLPGYPVSAAIVALQVLRPLVYQGLGLAPSSVPQIDAVSPRKVPSKLGIEEFVRVTLGTVGKKVIALPLPRGAGAISTLVRADGFLRIPSDSEGVEAGAKVRVELLRDWAEIEGTILVTGSHDLTLGLLEDVLKQAHPELRLACSNVGSLAGLIALARGETHVAGSHLLDPESGTYNLVDVERVVGRKLAVVVRLAVREQGLIVASGNPKGICGVKDLARPDVRFVNRQPGAGTRVLLDVLLRKEGIDPRSVRGYEREEFSHMAVAVSVASGLADCALGLRTAALDLGLDFVPLEREEYDLVFRRDFYRSERGQQLFAALRSETFKRLVSRLEGYDVSMAGTVREWK
- a CDS encoding matrixin family metalloprotease, translating into MSLEILQEVLAAPLPSPLILELPGGERDGEIEVTSGIPDLEVGATYVLLFTRRINGAWEPLQLELGVFSVALSGDIDARRKESAVLIIGAPGIDGTARWTWEEFWREAQQARPSVVVPVFRREWLAPSVGARFQLARPLARLFESDLGIGVPFAIDPRGDGILGPTAARSAVLQGLSAWSRQDDASLELLDGGDLQSLDSSCPDPSGQPFKVRFRDPDNAIPDPIDCRGILALTSYRATSNESKILNGQNFARIRCATLSFADGWGGCEVWNPCNLAEIAAHELGHAIGLGHSSERVPEPSSRLRDATMYVQAHFDGRCASLREDDIDALRFLYPLPPPLSILGDVLLPPAMIGTPYNHVFRVETAAPPVKWNLTRSDYCGLRLDDDGRLHGSLPACQCWSRNVPPPPTPLPTPYFFVMAEDAACSAHTRFFTIPVDHESLPPGTPLPSCTPTPTGAGMPTGTAIPTVPCVTRTPTSTSTAAQVVTATPTRDGTVPSTTVTVGQTPTPTARGGCVGDCDESGRVTIDEVVRMVRVAMELVELSQCRAGDANRNGSITVEEILLAVNRLFEGC
- a CDS encoding trypsin-like serine protease, translated to MPSKQNTIAAGKVATLTLLLVALWCGGSTRAFTIGSESPIVNGLATENYPPVGALLFSQLGSPTTAVGICTGTLIGCQTFATAAHCVCDTVGANCQPGQPGAPNPSQYFVFLPHVGVIPVQSIAVRSDFDFPKGDVAILRLDAPAGNIRPARINTQASPPNGTPGTIVGYGLTGGGKTDYGIKRYGNVVTTECTNGISSQTSVCWAFRSPLGDPATNSNTCNGDSGGPLFVDFGTGPLLAGIASGGTSEGCLPPDDSYDANVYNYRSWIETQAGSDLNATACGSEAQVGDPEVTVLAFTATASTGQGVTYDFEVPPQTVELRVTSNATRDFDLYVRSAPGVTREAYDCKDDGSSPMAACRFPSPTNGPWSALVYPYGGSGAYQITITMIPATCQGAADGSPCDDDNDCTENDQCRSGTCVGTPRPDGSPCFDGNRCTNPDQCASGVCVGGSSPQTGCKRVTVAGGSMLRIGTPSNRPPSLVWRWSRGQSTDPVLFGDPRGATDFDVCLYVDQGGQPTLLWEKNVSPGGFCGRNRPCWVQTGKGFRYTNRSGAPLGVTRLQLTGGTEGNASILFKAGTTNFLPPGLPIALPAKIQLVNDYACWEADFSAAIRNDAGTFRARSDP